The following are encoded together in the Planctobacterium marinum genome:
- a CDS encoding diguanylate cyclase — protein MFQIGCYKVREKLFESSGTIVYRVQNADSESNGFPQTVILKLLNQDFPTSEQLARFRREFELTKKLSGKGVIEALDLIRHENSLVMVLEDFEGDSLSNVYRDRPMRLPEFWRFALKIVDCLALVHGERVIHKDINPSNILLNTQTQKIKLIDFGISIELASENIDAEKPGVLKGTLAYISPEQTGRMNRILDYRTDFYSLGITFYQMLTNKLPFSAEDAIEWVHAHIAKIPQSPHELNPRIPKPLSELVMKLIAKNAEDRYVTIAGLRRDLEICRREHSTTGDIGHFILGANDHSGELNLSQKIYGRELEIATMLGLYDKVVRGKNALLTVSGASGIGKTSLIREIQKPVVSRQGYYTEGKFDQFERSTPYSAILQASTSLVRQILTESQQQIETWKTRLLTALEGNGQLVIDVIPEMKHIIGEQPKLANVQGTELENRFHRTFQRFMRAVCDTERPLVIFLDDMQWCDLATLKLVQVLLNDSHIKHLYLVLTWRDNEVNETHPLSQALEELKNTQTITNNLKLSPLSAQDMNRFIADSTGLEVQSCRQLASLCYEKTLGNPFYLNQFLLSLYDAGQIRFSQERMQWTWDIATLVAADSTDNVIDLMLKKMTGLSDEALVLMQRAACIGNRFELDTLATISGRTVQQVAKLLMEALKAGFLVPVDEAWQWAQYLDPETEITHTTAIKTRAEYRFLHDRVQQAAYTSMSEDERKQLHIQIGRKLSNQLSGGELSERIFEVVNHFNVAREYIKDDEERLNIIHKNRLAGQKARASAAFSTAQSYFTMSIGAIVEQDWSNKADIIIGIFLEAAEVCCINNSYGEMESILLQLESRTEDKFARLSAMKIRILALIAQNHSDKAVSVGLEAISLFDISLPDAPDELDVQESISSTLLELSKVSDDWIVYQNDAIGPEIQIALDVLNVFTAAAFRSQPMLFALLVCKMIQLSLRKGSTGTSSFAFATLGILLCGLVGDVKSGKRYAEVAKKLNRRFSATDIEVKTVYVIKTFVEIWQAPLKTSIVDLRNNFQLALTRGDLEYAAMSAMMEKVHSFYQGQNLTDLGRTTEAYLESIDEAGQEVFHHYVCMLSQTISNLQTQCEKPWILEGDYYQESSRVSMHESVGDHTALAKLYSFKQFIAFFAEEWQQAQIYTDKLEPLLPGVVSSIYVPQYYFYAALTLIMNLKGGELASQELAILKEYSAKLDFWADNCRANFGSKAMLLKAEIYHLSSSFDLKNIKLYEKAISIARDSGQLHEEALGNEFLARFWLKYEKSEIAQIYLRRAYHLYDLWGCELKKAKLSQGFQQLLNFETIQKNWEKTPTTVNSGFTQNQDLDFNSVMKASQAISGEIVKEKLIQTMMLLVVENAGAQNATLLLRNKGLWQWTASAKMEGKKVELFDDDFSFMTDERLPLQVLQYVLRTQKALAIHYAPEDPLCAQDAYVVKYQPESILCVPILHRNEVTGLLYMENNLLRNAFTPERIEIIQLLASQMVISMDNATLYAELEARVAERTHKLHEANEKLTLLATLDSLTGSFNRRHFIEVANTEMSRSMRSGRPLGIMMIDIDHFKAINDRYGHSAGDEALKKVVKTCMDTLRPGDIFGRLGGEEFAVILPDTDIQLSANVAERLRSSVEQLSIESPPHQFSVTLSIGVCSYTGNEHTLEHLLHVADQGLYRAKREGRNRVLISED, from the coding sequence ATGTTCCAAATTGGCTGTTATAAAGTTCGAGAAAAATTATTCGAAAGTTCTGGCACAATTGTCTATCGAGTTCAAAATGCTGATTCTGAATCTAATGGTTTTCCGCAAACGGTTATCCTGAAGCTGCTTAATCAAGATTTTCCGACTTCAGAGCAACTGGCTCGATTTCGTAGGGAGTTCGAACTCACCAAAAAGCTTTCAGGTAAAGGTGTTATCGAAGCATTGGATTTGATACGCCATGAAAACAGTCTGGTTATGGTATTAGAGGATTTCGAGGGGGATTCTCTATCTAACGTTTATCGTGACCGTCCTATGCGCTTGCCGGAGTTTTGGCGCTTTGCACTTAAGATAGTGGATTGTCTGGCGCTGGTGCATGGTGAAAGGGTGATCCATAAAGATATCAATCCTTCCAACATTTTGCTCAATACCCAAACTCAAAAAATTAAGCTCATCGATTTTGGCATATCGATTGAGTTGGCTTCGGAAAATATAGATGCTGAAAAGCCCGGTGTTTTAAAAGGCACCCTTGCCTATATTTCCCCTGAGCAGACCGGGCGTATGAATCGCATATTGGATTACCGAACCGACTTCTATTCCCTCGGCATTACCTTTTACCAAATGCTAACCAATAAACTCCCTTTCTCTGCTGAAGATGCCATTGAATGGGTGCATGCACATATCGCGAAAATTCCACAATCACCTCATGAGCTCAATCCTCGTATTCCCAAACCCTTGTCTGAATTGGTAATGAAGCTGATTGCCAAAAATGCTGAGGACCGTTACGTTACGATTGCAGGATTACGCCGAGATCTTGAGATTTGTCGCCGCGAGCACAGTACCACGGGTGACATTGGCCATTTTATTCTAGGAGCCAATGATCATTCTGGAGAGCTAAACTTATCGCAGAAGATATATGGCCGAGAGCTTGAAATTGCCACCATGCTGGGGTTATACGATAAAGTGGTGCGGGGTAAGAATGCGTTGCTTACAGTTTCTGGCGCTTCCGGTATCGGCAAAACATCTCTTATTAGAGAAATTCAAAAGCCGGTAGTGTCTCGCCAAGGCTATTATACCGAAGGTAAGTTTGACCAATTCGAACGCTCTACCCCCTACTCTGCAATTCTTCAGGCTTCTACCTCCTTAGTAAGACAAATACTCACCGAGTCACAACAACAGATTGAGACCTGGAAAACTCGTTTACTCACAGCGCTGGAGGGTAACGGACAGCTTGTTATTGACGTTATTCCCGAAATGAAACACATCATTGGTGAGCAACCCAAACTGGCAAATGTTCAGGGCACAGAGCTAGAGAACCGGTTTCATCGAACGTTTCAACGGTTTATGCGAGCTGTATGTGATACCGAAAGACCCTTGGTCATTTTTCTAGATGACATGCAGTGGTGCGATTTAGCTACGCTGAAGCTGGTGCAGGTACTGTTAAATGATAGCCATATCAAACATCTCTATCTTGTTCTCACCTGGCGCGATAACGAAGTGAATGAAACTCATCCACTTTCCCAAGCTTTAGAGGAGCTTAAGAACACCCAAACTATTACTAATAATTTAAAGTTGAGCCCCCTCTCCGCTCAGGATATGAATCGCTTTATCGCCGATTCAACTGGCCTTGAGGTGCAATCTTGTCGCCAACTGGCTTCATTGTGTTATGAGAAAACCCTCGGTAACCCTTTTTATTTGAATCAGTTTCTTTTGTCTCTATATGACGCTGGCCAAATTCGCTTCAGTCAGGAACGTATGCAATGGACCTGGGATATTGCGACATTGGTGGCCGCAGACAGCACAGACAACGTTATAGACTTAATGCTGAAAAAGATGACCGGGTTGTCGGATGAAGCGTTGGTATTAATGCAACGCGCCGCCTGTATCGGCAATCGTTTTGAGTTAGACACGCTGGCAACCATCAGCGGTCGAACAGTACAGCAAGTAGCAAAACTGCTCATGGAAGCGTTAAAAGCGGGTTTTTTAGTGCCCGTTGATGAGGCCTGGCAGTGGGCACAATATCTTGACCCCGAAACTGAAATAACCCACACCACGGCCATCAAAACCCGCGCTGAATATCGATTTTTGCATGATCGTGTGCAACAGGCGGCATACACTTCAATGTCTGAAGATGAGCGTAAACAATTACACATACAGATCGGCAGGAAACTGAGTAATCAACTCAGTGGTGGGGAACTTAGCGAACGGATATTTGAAGTGGTAAATCATTTCAATGTGGCACGGGAGTATATTAAAGATGACGAAGAGCGGCTCAATATTATTCATAAAAATCGACTTGCAGGTCAAAAAGCACGAGCCAGTGCGGCATTTTCCACTGCGCAGTCTTATTTTACGATGTCGATCGGCGCTATAGTTGAGCAAGATTGGAGCAATAAAGCCGATATCATTATCGGCATTTTTCTCGAGGCTGCCGAAGTCTGTTGTATAAATAACAGCTATGGGGAAATGGAAAGTATTTTGTTGCAGCTAGAGAGTCGCACAGAAGACAAGTTTGCACGTCTCAGTGCTATGAAAATCAGGATACTGGCTTTAATAGCACAAAACCATTCAGATAAAGCGGTTAGCGTCGGGTTGGAGGCCATCTCTTTATTTGACATCTCCTTGCCTGATGCGCCGGATGAATTAGATGTACAAGAGTCTATCTCTTCCACTTTACTGGAATTGTCTAAGGTGTCAGATGACTGGATTGTTTACCAAAATGATGCCATAGGACCGGAAATCCAAATAGCACTTGATGTACTCAATGTGTTTACTGCTGCGGCATTTCGTAGCCAACCCATGTTATTCGCATTGCTCGTTTGTAAAATGATACAACTCTCATTGCGCAAAGGCAGTACTGGCACATCTTCATTTGCATTTGCCACGCTCGGTATTTTGTTATGTGGCCTTGTAGGGGATGTAAAGAGTGGCAAGCGCTATGCCGAAGTGGCCAAAAAGCTTAATCGTCGCTTTTCGGCCACAGATATCGAGGTTAAAACCGTATACGTAATCAAAACATTTGTTGAAATTTGGCAGGCTCCTCTCAAAACCTCCATCGTTGATTTGCGCAATAATTTCCAGTTAGCCTTGACCAGGGGAGACCTGGAGTACGCAGCAATGTCGGCTATGATGGAAAAAGTACATAGTTTTTATCAAGGACAAAACCTAACAGATTTGGGGCGTACCACAGAGGCCTACCTGGAAAGTATCGATGAGGCTGGCCAGGAGGTGTTTCACCACTACGTTTGTATGTTGTCTCAAACCATCAGTAACCTGCAAACTCAGTGCGAAAAGCCGTGGATCCTTGAAGGCGACTATTATCAAGAGAGCAGTCGCGTATCAATGCACGAAAGTGTAGGTGATCATACCGCCCTGGCAAAATTATATAGCTTTAAACAGTTTATCGCTTTTTTTGCGGAGGAATGGCAACAAGCACAAATCTACACAGACAAGTTAGAACCACTCCTGCCAGGGGTCGTATCTTCTATTTACGTCCCCCAATATTACTTTTACGCCGCACTGACCTTGATAATGAACCTCAAAGGAGGGGAATTGGCAAGTCAGGAACTTGCCATACTCAAGGAGTATTCAGCGAAACTGGATTTTTGGGCAGATAATTGCAGAGCGAACTTTGGCAGCAAAGCAATGTTGCTAAAAGCCGAGATATATCATCTTAGTAGCTCATTCGACCTGAAGAATATTAAACTCTATGAAAAAGCGATTAGTATTGCCCGAGACTCCGGTCAACTTCACGAAGAAGCTCTTGGTAACGAGTTTCTGGCGCGCTTTTGGTTAAAATATGAAAAATCAGAGATTGCTCAAATATATTTGAGGCGCGCTTATCACTTGTATGACTTGTGGGGGTGTGAACTCAAAAAGGCCAAGCTTTCCCAAGGCTTCCAGCAATTATTAAACTTTGAAACCATACAAAAAAACTGGGAGAAGACGCCAACAACAGTCAATTCAGGATTTACTCAAAATCAGGATCTTGATTTTAATTCAGTAATGAAAGCTTCGCAGGCGATATCTGGGGAAATCGTAAAAGAGAAGCTGATTCAAACCATGATGCTGTTAGTGGTTGAAAATGCGGGCGCTCAAAACGCAACACTTTTGCTCAGAAACAAAGGGCTTTGGCAGTGGACAGCCAGTGCTAAGATGGAAGGTAAAAAAGTGGAGCTATTTGACGATGACTTTAGCTTTATGACAGATGAGCGTTTGCCTTTGCAGGTGCTGCAGTATGTGCTTCGTACGCAGAAAGCCTTGGCAATACACTACGCGCCAGAAGATCCGCTCTGCGCACAAGATGCCTATGTAGTTAAATATCAGCCTGAGTCGATATTATGTGTTCCTATTTTGCATCGCAATGAAGTTACAGGTTTGCTTTATATGGAAAACAACTTACTGCGCAATGCTTTTACCCCAGAAAGGATAGAAATTATACAACTATTAGCCTCACAAATGGTTATCTCTATGGACAACGCCACGCTTTACGCAGAGCTAGAAGCGCGTGTTGCCGAGCGCACTCACAAGCTACACGAGGCTAATGAAAAACTCACCCTTTTGGCAACACTTGATTCTCTGACAGGCTCATTTAATCGACGTCATTTTATTGAAGTGGCTAATACGGAAATGTCCCGCAGTATGCGCTCTGGACGGCCGCTGGGCATTATGATGATAGATATCGATCACTTTAAGGCCATTAATGATCGCTATGGGCACTCAGCAGGAGATGAAGCGCTTAAAAAGGTCGTCAAGACTTGCATGGACACCTTGCGACCCGGTGACATATTCGGTCGATTGGGCGGTGAAGAATTTGCCGTCATCCTACCCGACACGGATATTCAGTTAAGTGCAAACGTTGCTGAGCGATTGCGCAGCTCTGTAGAGCAATTGTCAATTGAAAGCCCCCCTCACCAATTCTCAGTGACACTCAGTATTGGTGTATGCAGTTACACTGGTAACGAGCACACCCTGGAACATTTATTACACGTCGCTGATCAAGGTTTGTACAGAGCAAAACGTGAGGGTCGCAACAGAGTTTTAATAAGTGAAGACTAA
- a CDS encoding Plug domain-containing protein — protein sequence MKRTTLSLAALCICLHTQGHANSSADVAPSEKQQSIENITVYAQKRAQDSKDVSVAVSVLHSEVLEQLNLKDTTQLSAQIPNVKITANTGEGAPPVVNIRGVGSLDYNNTTTAPVAFYVDNVVGGGIEQLPSLLI from the coding sequence ATGAAAAGAACCACGCTCTCGCTAGCGGCACTGTGCATCTGTTTGCACACTCAAGGCCATGCCAATAGCAGTGCCGATGTTGCACCTTCTGAAAAGCAACAGAGTATTGAGAACATAACGGTTTATGCTCAAAAAAGAGCACAAGACAGCAAGGATGTTAGTGTTGCCGTTTCAGTGTTGCACAGTGAAGTGCTGGAACAACTGAATCTCAAAGATACAACGCAGCTTTCCGCACAAATCCCCAACGTAAAGATAACCGCAAACACTGGTGAAGGGGCTCCGCCTGTTGTCAATATTCGTGGCGTAGGCAGCCTTGATTACAATAACACTACCACAGCGCCCGTGGCCTTCTATGTGGATAATGTAGTGGGGGGGGGCATTGAGCAACTCCCTTCTCTACTTATTTGA
- a CDS encoding TonB-dependent receptor, producing the protein MSNSLLYLFDVERIEVLKGPQGTLFGRNTTGGAVLINSKRPEFFTEGYFTLGTANQDHHKIEGVFNTALTEQTAIRLGFSQQDYDYSSNNLAPGYPQSGMKQNNFRFLLSHQTEQLDVLFKLHGADWEGNVKPVRSKGYIADLSTGELCPPELAGSTACTDNFGFNVGSDAFHDVRLDDNSPHSTERFGGSVEFNYRLSEDTTFTSISSVNQLDRLHTFNCDASTARLCDGGLGVDNQTVTQEFRLNQQLGEHYFIAGLFYLDEAIEQDNQIDLFYDARALLTAGPAHFFYDNTVDTQSIGLFGQFDFQISERFTLTTGLRYTKEDIDYVATSTINVPAFAGDFDGVTVPGWNFQGDIEDNDVSGKIALVQKLNEQTSVYYSFNRGFKSGGYNGALAFSPDEARLAEYGPESLKAWEIGMKTHLNDLHLNLAAFYYDYDNQQVFMNQQSSQQLAAPAQVLDNVGHSKIYGAELDISYTPDNHWLLMAGIGYLPEANLDEFINLNGEVIRDNRLPFSSEWNLNGLANYRMDLFDGTLSLQLEFDHQSEFYFDQNQNPYAKQDDYTLWNGNISWESEFWRLSLWGKNLTDEEYSQIHFDMGPSFGLLQDLKGEARRYGVEVTYLF; encoded by the coding sequence TTGAGCAACTCCCTTCTCTACTTATTTGATGTGGAACGAATTGAAGTGTTAAAAGGACCACAAGGCACACTGTTTGGGCGCAATACTACAGGTGGTGCGGTGTTAATCAATTCTAAACGTCCAGAATTTTTTACTGAAGGTTATTTTACCTTGGGCACGGCTAATCAGGACCACCACAAAATTGAGGGGGTATTCAATACCGCACTTACAGAGCAAACCGCAATCCGGTTGGGGTTTAGCCAGCAAGATTATGATTACTCATCCAATAATCTCGCCCCAGGTTACCCTCAATCGGGAATGAAGCAAAACAACTTTCGTTTCCTGTTAAGCCATCAAACCGAACAACTGGATGTGCTATTCAAGCTACATGGTGCCGATTGGGAAGGTAATGTTAAGCCCGTTCGAAGTAAAGGTTACATAGCTGATTTGAGTACAGGGGAATTGTGTCCCCCAGAATTGGCGGGCTCGACTGCCTGTACCGATAACTTTGGTTTTAATGTGGGCAGTGATGCTTTTCACGACGTCCGCCTGGATGACAATAGCCCCCACTCCACTGAGCGTTTCGGTGGTAGTGTTGAGTTCAATTATCGACTATCTGAAGACACTACGTTCACTTCCATTAGCAGTGTCAATCAGTTAGACAGACTTCATACCTTCAATTGTGATGCCAGCACAGCTCGCCTGTGTGATGGTGGTTTGGGGGTCGACAATCAAACGGTAACGCAAGAATTCCGCCTGAATCAACAGCTGGGCGAACACTATTTTATTGCCGGGCTGTTTTATCTGGACGAAGCCATTGAGCAAGACAACCAAATAGACCTTTTTTATGATGCCAGGGCCTTGCTAACTGCCGGTCCTGCACACTTTTTTTATGACAATACAGTGGATACTCAGTCTATTGGGCTGTTCGGACAATTTGATTTTCAAATTAGTGAACGCTTTACCTTAACGACCGGATTGAGGTACACCAAAGAAGATATTGACTATGTGGCTACCTCTACGATCAATGTGCCTGCGTTTGCAGGAGATTTTGATGGCGTTACTGTACCGGGCTGGAACTTTCAAGGCGATATTGAGGACAATGATGTTTCTGGCAAAATAGCTTTGGTACAGAAACTGAACGAACAAACAAGTGTTTACTATAGTTTCAATCGCGGCTTTAAAAGCGGCGGTTACAATGGTGCCCTCGCCTTTTCGCCCGATGAAGCCCGGCTAGCTGAGTATGGGCCTGAGTCGTTGAAAGCCTGGGAAATTGGTATGAAAACCCATCTTAACGATTTACACCTGAATCTTGCTGCGTTTTATTACGACTACGACAATCAACAGGTGTTCATGAATCAGCAATCGTCCCAGCAATTAGCTGCACCGGCACAGGTACTGGATAATGTCGGTCATTCAAAAATCTATGGTGCGGAACTGGATATTAGTTATACCCCGGACAATCATTGGCTATTGATGGCCGGTATTGGTTACTTGCCTGAGGCAAATCTGGATGAATTTATTAATCTCAACGGGGAAGTCATTCGCGACAACCGTCTTCCATTTAGTTCTGAGTGGAACTTAAATGGTCTTGCAAATTATCGAATGGACCTGTTTGACGGGACTCTGAGTTTACAATTGGAATTTGACCACCAGTCTGAATTTTACTTTGACCAGAATCAAAACCCGTATGCTAAACAAGATGACTACACCCTGTGGAACGGCAACATTAGCTGGGAGTCTGAGTTCTGGAGGTTATCCCTGTGGGGTAAAAACTTAACTGATGAGGAGTACAGTCAAATCCACTTCGATATGGGGCCCTCTTTTGGTCTGCTACAGGACTTAAAGGGCGAAGCTCGCCGTTATGGTGTAGAAGTAACTTACCTTTTCTGA
- a CDS encoding lipoxygenase family protein, with amino-acid sequence MSSVMPTLPQKDSSAQQAARAFQLSVAGTSFNYMNTYMLGVALSADLPEGEEFNTPYKLKLIPIVATMMANLIANLEDMLEEERELTKKHSILDRIKDAAKELIDFQDTSISDKVDAISDIFDALDDIPEAIGVALESLPNKLQESLKAIKKLAKEVEKNGPTAILKSSMWDLLSTTERREILEAETWERYKQLFQKIPMPLMLQIDDDKQPWMSGGQFQCMEDWFIGYLQVGGFNTTMLRGVRVKAPENSDVVELDKLLTKFPVTDAILRTELGDDTVSLKAAAEQNRLYVVDYECLEGATCVPVHGEERFLGAPMCLFYLNPNPPEGYPQTEGGALQPIAIQLLQRPDPVKAPIFTPKDAGNANDENGFKWQIAKYFVNVSNAIQHESVAHLGDCHLEIDPMVVAANRNLAKVHPLMVLLKPHFRFTININQSALHSLIIPGGVVATNVGPRIQDTWDLVAEAHKAWKFDDNNPEVVFARRGVDTIPSFPFRDDTMLLWQATFNWVSDYIDIYYANDEDVVKDFEVQNWINEMVSGDYAGFKGFEHLQKNTASESLPWLLASKDYLKRILAQIIYIAGPQHASVNFAQYPLMSFMPGVAGTIYEPAPGADTVINNEEDCCKYYPPLDVGSYTYLFEYLLSSLQYDTFGHYDEGDEKKQGPYFDDSRVNAPLQKFQASLKEIESTILERNKTRPMEYPFQYPSKIPNSISI; translated from the coding sequence ATGAGTTCAGTAATGCCCACACTCCCGCAAAAAGATTCTTCTGCTCAGCAAGCCGCCAGGGCTTTTCAGCTATCGGTTGCAGGTACATCTTTCAACTACATGAATACTTACATGCTGGGGGTGGCCTTATCGGCTGACTTGCCTGAGGGTGAGGAATTCAATACACCTTATAAGTTAAAACTCATCCCCATCGTGGCTACGATGATGGCTAACCTGATTGCCAATCTTGAGGACATGCTAGAGGAAGAGCGAGAGCTGACCAAAAAACACTCGATATTAGACCGCATAAAAGATGCAGCCAAAGAACTGATTGATTTTCAAGATACCAGTATCAGTGACAAAGTAGACGCAATTAGCGATATTTTTGATGCCCTTGATGATATCCCTGAGGCTATTGGTGTGGCCCTTGAAAGTTTGCCGAACAAATTACAAGAAAGTTTAAAAGCAATTAAAAAGCTGGCCAAAGAAGTAGAGAAAAATGGGCCTACAGCCATTCTTAAAAGCTCTATGTGGGATTTGTTGTCTACCACCGAACGACGAGAAATCCTCGAAGCAGAGACCTGGGAGCGCTATAAGCAGCTATTTCAGAAAATCCCCATGCCATTGATGCTGCAAATCGATGATGATAAGCAGCCATGGATGTCAGGTGGACAATTCCAGTGTATGGAAGACTGGTTTATTGGCTACCTGCAGGTAGGTGGTTTTAACACCACCATGCTACGCGGTGTACGGGTCAAGGCTCCAGAGAACTCCGATGTTGTGGAGCTGGACAAGTTATTGACCAAATTTCCGGTAACTGATGCTATATTGCGCACGGAGCTGGGGGATGACACTGTTTCACTGAAAGCTGCGGCGGAACAAAATCGCCTTTACGTTGTGGATTACGAATGTCTTGAGGGGGCCACTTGTGTGCCGGTTCACGGTGAAGAACGCTTTTTGGGCGCACCAATGTGTTTGTTTTATTTAAATCCCAATCCACCTGAAGGCTATCCACAAACTGAAGGCGGTGCGCTGCAGCCCATTGCCATTCAGTTATTACAAAGGCCGGATCCGGTAAAGGCCCCTATTTTTACTCCTAAAGATGCCGGCAACGCCAATGATGAAAACGGTTTTAAATGGCAGATTGCCAAGTACTTTGTTAACGTGAGTAACGCCATACAACACGAGTCTGTCGCTCACCTTGGCGATTGCCACCTGGAAATTGATCCTATGGTGGTTGCTGCTAACCGAAACCTGGCAAAAGTGCACCCGTTAATGGTGTTACTCAAGCCCCACTTCAGGTTCACGATTAATATCAATCAGAGTGCTCTGCACAGTCTTATCATTCCCGGTGGCGTTGTCGCTACAAATGTAGGACCGCGTATACAAGATACCTGGGATCTGGTGGCTGAGGCACATAAAGCCTGGAAGTTTGATGACAATAACCCCGAGGTTGTGTTTGCCCGACGCGGAGTGGATACTATTCCCAGCTTTCCATTCCGCGATGACACCATGTTGTTGTGGCAAGCTACTTTCAATTGGGTTTCAGACTACATCGATATTTATTACGCTAACGACGAAGACGTAGTAAAAGACTTTGAGGTGCAAAACTGGATAAACGAAATGGTATCTGGCGATTATGCTGGCTTTAAAGGGTTTGAGCATCTTCAAAAGAACACAGCTTCGGAGTCACTACCATGGTTGTTGGCCTCAAAAGATTATCTGAAACGCATTCTTGCCCAGATTATTTACATTGCTGGGCCGCAGCATGCATCGGTGAACTTCGCACAATATCCGTTAATGTCCTTTATGCCTGGTGTTGCTGGTACCATTTATGAGCCGGCGCCCGGCGCAGATACGGTGATTAACAATGAAGAAGATTGCTGCAAATACTATCCACCATTAGATGTGGGCTCGTATACCTACTTGTTTGAATATCTGCTATCCAGCCTACAGTACGATACGTTTGGTCATTACGATGAAGGTGACGAGAAAAAACAAGGCCCCTACTTTGACGATAGTCGTGTAAATGCGCCGTTGCAAAAATTCCAGGCAAGCCTGAAAGAGATTGAATCTACAATACTAGAGCGCAATAAAACTCGACCTATGGAGTATCCATTCCAGTATCCTTCGAAGATACCCAACAGTATCAGTATTTAA
- a CDS encoding substrate-binding periplasmic protein, which yields MMALSAYCHQALADTGSNSNSLKLYTEVFPPYNFKKHGELRGINYEIVATACKRARIQCDIELAHWNRAYSNALNNINTGVFTTARYPKREHLFKWAGPLVYSNACFYRLQERADIVVKNSEDLSNYTVGIPRGDIYQDVLHDLGLTEGKEYITFSNKHEDTFMFAQQKLDLMIGSSLTLSFQLEQVGLTPDDVMPVLELNDDALGGNYLAINKNTSPETIKALQVAFDSMLADGSYGHIIEHYVQKPDLSKLPERALIRCLNGSTNITPASN from the coding sequence ATGATGGCTCTCTCAGCCTATTGCCACCAAGCTTTGGCTGATACTGGCTCAAATTCAAATTCGCTCAAACTCTACACGGAAGTTTTTCCGCCTTACAATTTTAAAAAACATGGTGAGTTGCGAGGTATCAACTACGAGATTGTCGCAACGGCTTGTAAACGAGCAAGGATCCAATGTGATATAGAGCTTGCCCACTGGAACCGCGCTTACAGTAATGCGTTGAACAACATCAATACAGGGGTGTTCACCACTGCAAGGTACCCAAAACGCGAACACCTCTTTAAGTGGGCAGGGCCTCTGGTTTACAGTAATGCGTGCTTTTATCGCTTGCAAGAAAGAGCCGACATTGTGGTAAAAAATAGCGAGGATTTGAGCAACTATACTGTGGGCATTCCCCGTGGCGATATCTATCAAGATGTGTTGCATGATCTTGGGTTGACTGAAGGCAAAGAATACATCACCTTTTCCAATAAACATGAAGACACCTTCATGTTTGCCCAGCAAAAACTGGATTTGATGATCGGCTCTTCACTTACCCTCAGTTTTCAGTTGGAACAGGTGGGATTGACGCCTGATGACGTCATGCCAGTGTTGGAGCTCAATGATGATGCCTTGGGCGGTAATTACCTTGCCATTAATAAAAATACCAGCCCTGAAACAATCAAAGCACTACAAGTGGCTTTTGATTCGATGTTAGCCGATGGAAGTTATGGCCACATAATCGAGCACTATGTACAAAAGCCAGACCTCAGTAAGTTACCCGAAAGAGCACTTATTCGCTGTCTCAATGGCTCCACTAATATCACACCAGCAAGCAACTAA
- a CDS encoding SRPBCC family protein: MYKIEVEEVLDMPIDAAFQMLTDHGNYNLYPGIKAAQLLKSGRDEPNGVGAVREVKLNGATLQEEIVRFETNKVMEYRIRDAKPLGIYHPMGRMEFSEVEGKTKVYWTSEFAMKLPLLGQLLDNYLGPRMAKAFSNLLQGVASRYRFFNR; the protein is encoded by the coding sequence TTGTACAAAATAGAAGTAGAAGAAGTCTTAGATATGCCGATTGACGCGGCGTTTCAGATGTTAACAGACCATGGTAATTACAATTTGTACCCCGGAATTAAAGCGGCTCAATTACTGAAATCAGGTCGAGATGAGCCCAATGGGGTAGGCGCTGTGCGTGAAGTAAAGCTCAATGGTGCTACACTGCAAGAAGAGATAGTGCGTTTCGAAACCAATAAGGTCATGGAATATCGCATTCGCGATGCAAAGCCCTTAGGTATTTATCATCCCATGGGGCGAATGGAATTTAGTGAGGTAGAGGGCAAAACCAAGGTTTATTGGACTTCTGAGTTTGCCATGAAACTACCTTTGTTGGGGCAGTTATTAGATAATTATCTGGGCCCGAGAATGGCAAAAGCCTTTTCAAACTTACTACAGGGTGTTGCCAGTCGTTACCGCTTTTTTAATCGATAA